From a region of the Chitinophaga caseinilytica genome:
- a CDS encoding TonB-dependent receptor, with protein sequence MKHLLLFALLCCTTAALAQRTLSGTATDARTGQPLEGATIAILNGPSAITDASGRFSLPLPKQQPAIVQASFLGYAPSRDTLRKGTSTLHFTLSETGLFVKPVEITSLRAGTNSPFTKSELRREDIAKQNLGQDLPLLLNQLPSVTTNSDAGAGIGYTGLRVRGSDITRINVTVNGIPINDAESQGTFFVNMPDFASSVSSIQLQRGVGTSTNGAGAFGASLNLSTNEFRDKAYGEINASYGSFDSWKTTISAGSGLINDHFTADVRLSKVSSNGYIDRATSDLKSFYTSFAYIAGKSSIRLNVFSGKEKTYQAWTGSTDAEIKEFGRTYNPNGKMDKGGFYDNETDNYQQDHYQLLFNHAFRTNLHFNAALHYTRGKGYYENWRENDWYVDYGITGPVHDGDTTHQSDLIRQLWLDNHFYGGIFSIRHDLKKFTWTAGGGWNKYEGNHYGKVIWAEKGGFDKDFRWYDLDALKTDLNVYWKGEYAVTSKLKLFADLQYRHVNYELDGFRKNPGIRQHKKYDFFNPKGGATFTINEKQHVYASYAIGNKEPNRDDFEVGGAQAPLHETLRNLEAGYVWRGANAGVQANVYYMNYRNQLVPTGRINDVGAYARTNIPESYRLGIEVEGQYTPAAWFTVQANAAFSRNRLSAFTEYLDDWDNGGQKPQTYESTEIAFSPSFVGGATLTFRPFKGFSADLVEKGVGPQYLDNSGDKNRRLDGYAVTDLRLNYTVPQRIFRELGLQFIAYNLTDKQYAPNGYTYGYLEGGTMKAINNYFPMAGINFMAGVKIGL encoded by the coding sequence ATGAAACATCTCCTGCTCTTTGCCCTGCTTTGCTGCACCACCGCCGCACTGGCACAAAGAACACTCTCCGGCACCGCCACCGACGCGCGCACCGGCCAACCACTGGAAGGCGCCACCATCGCCATTCTTAACGGCCCCTCCGCCATCACCGACGCCAGCGGCCGATTCTCCCTCCCACTTCCCAAACAGCAGCCCGCCATCGTTCAGGCCAGCTTCCTCGGATACGCCCCCAGCAGGGACACCCTCCGCAAAGGCACCTCCACACTGCATTTCACCCTCTCCGAAACCGGACTGTTCGTGAAACCCGTGGAAATCACCTCCCTCCGCGCCGGCACCAACTCACCCTTCACCAAGTCCGAGCTCCGCCGCGAAGACATCGCCAAACAAAACCTGGGACAAGACCTCCCCCTCCTCCTCAACCAACTCCCGTCCGTCACCACCAACTCCGACGCCGGGGCCGGTATCGGATACACCGGCCTGCGCGTCCGTGGCTCCGACATCACCCGCATCAACGTCACCGTGAACGGCATACCCATAAACGACGCGGAATCGCAAGGCACCTTCTTCGTGAACATGCCCGACTTCGCCTCCTCCGTTTCCAGCATCCAGCTGCAACGCGGCGTAGGCACCTCCACCAATGGCGCCGGCGCTTTCGGCGCATCACTCAACCTGTCTACCAACGAATTCCGCGACAAGGCATACGGCGAAATCAACGCCTCCTACGGCTCGTTCGACAGCTGGAAAACCACCATCAGCGCAGGGTCTGGCCTGATCAACGATCACTTCACCGCCGATGTGCGCCTGTCAAAGGTTTCGTCTAACGGGTATATAGACCGCGCCACCTCCGACCTGAAATCCTTCTACACCTCCTTCGCCTACATCGCCGGCAAATCCTCCATCCGCCTCAACGTCTTCTCCGGCAAGGAAAAAACCTACCAGGCCTGGACCGGCTCCACCGACGCAGAAATCAAGGAATTCGGCCGGACGTACAACCCCAACGGGAAAATGGACAAAGGCGGGTTCTACGACAACGAAACCGATAATTATCAGCAAGACCATTACCAGCTGCTGTTCAACCACGCCTTCCGGACGAACCTCCATTTCAACGCCGCACTGCATTACACCCGCGGCAAGGGTTACTATGAAAACTGGCGGGAAAACGACTGGTACGTGGATTATGGCATCACCGGCCCCGTACACGATGGCGATACCACCCACCAAAGCGACCTTATCCGCCAGTTGTGGCTCGACAACCACTTCTATGGCGGCATCTTTTCCATCCGTCACGACCTCAAAAAATTCACCTGGACGGCAGGCGGCGGCTGGAACAAGTACGAAGGAAACCACTATGGCAAAGTGATCTGGGCGGAAAAAGGCGGGTTCGATAAAGACTTCCGCTGGTATGACCTCGACGCGCTCAAGACCGACCTGAACGTATACTGGAAAGGTGAATACGCGGTGACCAGCAAGCTGAAACTCTTTGCCGACCTGCAATACAGGCACGTCAACTACGAACTCGACGGCTTCCGCAAGAACCCGGGCATCCGTCAACATAAGAAATACGATTTCTTCAATCCCAAAGGCGGCGCCACTTTCACCATCAACGAAAAACAGCACGTATACGCTTCTTACGCCATCGGCAACAAGGAACCGAACCGCGACGATTTCGAAGTGGGCGGCGCGCAGGCCCCGCTGCATGAAACCCTCCGCAACCTGGAAGCAGGCTACGTTTGGCGCGGCGCCAACGCCGGCGTTCAGGCGAACGTGTACTACATGAACTACCGCAACCAGCTCGTGCCCACCGGCCGCATCAACGATGTGGGCGCTTATGCCCGCACCAACATCCCGGAAAGCTATCGCCTGGGGATCGAAGTGGAAGGACAATACACGCCCGCCGCATGGTTCACCGTTCAGGCGAACGCTGCTTTCAGCCGCAACCGGCTCAGCGCATTCACCGAGTACCTCGACGATTGGGACAACGGCGGCCAGAAACCGCAGACATACGAAAGCACGGAAATCGCGTTCTCCCCTTCTTTCGTGGGCGGCGCTACGCTGACGTTCCGGCCGTTCAAAGGGTTTTCGGCAGACCTCGTGGAGAAAGGCGTAGGCCCGCAGTACCTCGACAATTCAGGCGATAAAAACCGCCGGCTCGATGGCTACGCCGTTACCGACCTGCGCCTCAACTACACCGTTCCG
- a CDS encoding single-stranded DNA-binding protein, producing the protein MIKIQLIGHLGKNAVLHEVNGKQVLNFSVAHNERYKNAQGVAQERTIWADCAMWAPNAVGAYLLQGTYVYVEGVPFLDMYTTQNGSPACALKVRVTNVQLLNHGPRLEGKPGGEGSPEGGLAVPVSEDVTEELPF; encoded by the coding sequence ATGATTAAGATTCAATTGATCGGTCACCTGGGCAAGAATGCTGTTTTGCATGAGGTGAACGGTAAGCAGGTGCTGAATTTCAGTGTGGCGCATAATGAGCGTTACAAGAATGCGCAGGGCGTGGCGCAGGAGCGCACGATCTGGGCAGACTGTGCGATGTGGGCGCCGAATGCGGTGGGGGCATATCTGCTGCAGGGGACGTACGTGTATGTGGAGGGAGTGCCCTTCCTGGATATGTACACGACGCAGAATGGTTCGCCGGCTTGTGCGCTGAAGGTGCGGGTCACGAACGTGCAGTTGTTGAATCACGGTCCGCGGCTGGAAGGGAAGCCTGGGGGCGAGGGTTCTCCGGAGGGTGGACTGGCGGTTCCGGTGTCGGAAGACGTGACGGAGGAGCTGCCGTTTTGA
- a CDS encoding type II toxin-antitoxin system MqsA family antitoxin produces the protein MECTQCKKGKRERGQVNVYLERDDAVFVVHGVPADICDACGFYDVSPEIMDILEKKATNILQHEAHMKLMHLRPGSA, from the coding sequence ATGGAATGTACACAATGCAAAAAAGGAAAAAGAGAACGAGGACAAGTCAACGTTTATCTTGAAAGAGATGACGCCGTATTCGTAGTACATGGTGTACCTGCGGATATCTGCGACGCATGCGGATTTTACGATGTGTCTCCTGAAATTATGGATATACTGGAAAAGAAAGCCACGAACATTCTGCAGCATGAAGCGCATATGAAGTTAATGCATTTGCGACCGGGATCGGCATAG
- the era gene encoding GTPase Era, whose protein sequence is MMHRAGFVNIFGKPNAGKSTLLNAILGEKLAIVSPKVQTTRHRITGVLTEPGYQIVFSDTPGIIDPKYKMHEKMMSAVKSALEDADIALLLMDGRDNLDECLELFGSLKLKGTSILVINKMDNLEAPAIEDIKAKCLAWGKAKSVIFISAIQKKNIDLLKKEIVQLLPESEPFYPEDTLTDRSTRFFVAEMVREQIFHLFEDEIPYHTAVVVTLFQEKQTLTKISADIVVTRETQKGIILGERGRSIREIGSRARQEIEKFLDRKVFLELHVKVRDKWRDNDNYLREYGLL, encoded by the coding sequence ATGATGCATCGCGCAGGTTTTGTCAATATTTTCGGGAAACCGAACGCAGGAAAATCAACCCTCCTGAACGCCATCCTCGGCGAAAAACTCGCCATCGTTTCCCCCAAAGTCCAAACCACCCGCCACCGCATCACCGGCGTTCTCACCGAGCCCGGCTACCAGATCGTCTTCTCAGACACCCCCGGCATCATCGACCCAAAGTATAAAATGCACGAGAAAATGATGTCGGCCGTGAAATCCGCACTCGAAGACGCCGATATCGCCCTCCTCCTCATGGATGGCCGCGATAACCTCGACGAATGCCTCGAACTCTTCGGTTCCCTCAAGCTCAAAGGCACCTCCATCCTCGTTATCAACAAGATGGACAACCTCGAAGCCCCCGCCATCGAAGACATCAAAGCCAAATGCCTCGCATGGGGCAAAGCCAAATCCGTCATCTTCATCTCCGCCATCCAGAAGAAAAATATCGACCTCCTCAAAAAGGAAATCGTGCAGCTCCTCCCGGAAAGCGAGCCCTTCTACCCGGAAGACACACTCACCGACCGCTCTACCCGGTTCTTCGTAGCCGAAATGGTCCGTGAACAAATCTTCCACCTCTTCGAAGACGAAATCCCCTATCACACCGCCGTGGTAGTCACCCTCTTCCAGGAAAAACAAACACTGACCAAAATATCCGCCGATATCGTCGTAACCCGCGAAACGCAAAAAGGCATCATCCTCGGCGAAAGAGGAAGGTCCATCCGCGAAATCGGGTCCCGCGCCAGACAGGAAATCGAAAAATTCCTCGACCGGAAAGTTTTCCTCGAGCTCCATGTCAAAGTGCGCGACAAATGGCGTGATAACGATAATTACCTCCGTGAATACGGATTATTGTAA
- the der gene encoding ribosome biogenesis GTPase Der produces MPGFTVAIVGRPNVGKSTLFNRLLEQRKAIVDDVSGVTRDRQYGIADWNGKTFNVIDTGGFVSRSEDVFEREIRKQVKIAMEEANVLIFMCDVTTGITDLDADVADLLRRSSKPVYLAVNKVDNHERQLEATEFYSLGFENIHFLSSMTGSGTGELLDDIAALIPEEEQATNENDGIPKIAIIGQPNVGKSSLLNALIGEERNIVSDIAGTTRDTIHTRYRLFQKDFMLIDTAGIRRKAKVHEDLEFYSVIRAIKALDEADVCLLILDAEKGIAGQDLSIFSLAARKGKGLVIFVNKWDLVDKQTNTARDYEKALRERIAPFTDVPIIFGSVIEKQRIFKAVETALEVYDNRQRKVQTSVLNDIMLKAIEAHRPPVVRGTAIKIKYVTQLPTHTPAFAFFANLPDDIKTPYKNYLENKLRENFNFQGVPIRIFFRKK; encoded by the coding sequence ATGCCAGGGTTCACAGTAGCCATCGTCGGACGCCCGAACGTTGGGAAATCCACCCTCTTCAACCGCCTGCTCGAACAACGCAAGGCCATCGTCGACGACGTCAGCGGCGTTACCCGAGACCGCCAGTACGGCATCGCCGATTGGAACGGCAAAACCTTCAACGTCATCGACACCGGCGGGTTCGTATCCCGCTCCGAAGACGTGTTCGAACGCGAGATCCGCAAACAGGTAAAAATCGCCATGGAAGAAGCAAACGTGCTGATCTTCATGTGCGACGTTACCACCGGCATCACCGATCTCGATGCCGATGTGGCCGACCTGCTCCGCCGCTCCTCCAAACCCGTGTACCTCGCCGTTAACAAGGTAGACAACCACGAACGCCAGCTCGAAGCCACCGAATTCTATTCCCTGGGCTTCGAAAACATACATTTCCTGTCTTCCATGACCGGCAGCGGTACGGGCGAACTGCTCGACGATATCGCCGCCCTCATCCCCGAAGAAGAACAGGCGACCAATGAAAACGACGGCATCCCCAAGATCGCCATCATCGGCCAGCCGAACGTAGGGAAATCCTCGCTCCTCAACGCCCTCATCGGCGAAGAACGCAACATCGTTTCCGACATCGCCGGTACCACCCGCGACACCATCCATACCCGCTACCGCCTGTTCCAGAAGGATTTCATGCTGATCGACACGGCCGGTATCCGCCGCAAGGCCAAAGTACACGAAGACCTGGAATTCTATTCCGTGATCCGTGCCATCAAGGCGCTGGACGAAGCCGATGTATGCCTCCTCATCCTCGACGCCGAAAAAGGCATCGCAGGGCAAGACCTCAGCATCTTCAGCCTCGCCGCCCGCAAAGGCAAGGGCCTGGTGATTTTCGTGAATAAATGGGATTTGGTGGATAAACAGACCAACACCGCCCGCGATTACGAAAAGGCACTGCGTGAGCGCATCGCGCCGTTTACCGACGTGCCCATCATCTTCGGTTCCGTGATCGAGAAGCAGCGTATCTTCAAAGCCGTGGAAACCGCCCTGGAAGTGTATGACAACCGCCAACGCAAGGTGCAGACCTCCGTGTTGAACGATATTATGCTCAAGGCGATCGAAGCGCACCGTCCGCCCGTAGTCCGCGGCACGGCCATCAAAATCAAATACGTAACGCAACTGCCCACGCATACGCCGGCCTTCGCGTTTTTCGCCAATTTGCCCGACGATATCAAAACGCCGTATAAAAATTACCTGGAGAACAAACTCCGCGAAAACTTTAATTTCCAGGGAGTTCCGATCCGGATTTTCTTCCGGAAGAAATAA
- a CDS encoding S41 family peptidase has product MSDNRRIKVWLPLMFAGVLALGMYLGHKMPAARNGDSVSFFVNRRSSLQEVIDLLKYNYVDTLDVATIQEDAIEGLLSHLDPHSVYIPPADVQEVNEDLDGNFEGIGVEFNIIKDTVNILSVIAGGPSDAAGVLTGDKILKVDDSVNVAGKNITAEAIRKLLRGPRNSTVKTRMLRGARELDITIKRGVIPLNSVDAAYMTAPTVGYIKISKFAATTYTEFLEATRKLEKLGMKQLVIDLRQNGGGLLDAATRLADEVLDGNKLIVYTQGKNSPRQDYTCSRPGAFEKGNLAILIDEGSASASEVLAGAVQDWDRGIIIGRRSFGKGLVQEPFELDNGATLRLTIARYYLPSNRSIQKSYENGREAYEEDIANRYSHGEFVNGDSIRPVDSSLKFRKPGPSGAIVYGGGGITPDIFIPFDTTRYSELLTELYNRNVFGDYVYQYYTANAAEFAAFKDASSFNRDWQVNDKMMAGFRTLATEEGVKMDRASAKDNEEIRTRIKALLARQRWRTEGFYEVANAGDPAITRAVQELQKTK; this is encoded by the coding sequence ATGTCGGACAACAGAAGAATAAAAGTTTGGCTGCCCCTGATGTTTGCCGGTGTGCTGGCACTGGGGATGTACCTGGGGCACAAGATGCCCGCGGCCCGGAACGGTGATTCCGTCAGTTTTTTCGTCAATAGGAGAAGCTCCCTGCAGGAAGTGATCGACCTCCTGAAATATAATTACGTAGACACGCTCGACGTGGCCACCATCCAGGAAGACGCCATCGAAGGTCTCCTCTCCCACCTCGATCCCCACTCGGTATATATTCCCCCGGCAGACGTGCAGGAGGTGAATGAAGACCTCGACGGCAACTTCGAAGGCATCGGGGTGGAATTCAACATCATCAAGGATACCGTCAACATCCTCAGCGTGATCGCCGGCGGCCCATCGGATGCGGCGGGCGTGCTTACGGGCGACAAAATCCTGAAAGTGGACGATTCCGTGAACGTGGCCGGGAAGAACATCACGGCGGAAGCCATCCGCAAACTGCTGCGCGGCCCCCGCAATTCCACCGTTAAAACCCGCATGCTCCGGGGCGCCCGGGAACTGGACATCACCATCAAACGCGGCGTTATTCCCCTCAACAGCGTAGACGCGGCGTATATGACGGCCCCCACCGTGGGTTACATCAAGATCAGCAAATTCGCCGCTACCACCTACACCGAATTCCTCGAAGCTACCCGCAAACTGGAAAAACTGGGCATGAAGCAGCTGGTGATCGACCTTCGCCAGAACGGCGGCGGCCTGCTGGATGCGGCTACCCGACTGGCCGACGAGGTGCTCGACGGCAATAAACTCATCGTCTATACGCAGGGTAAAAACTCCCCGCGCCAGGATTACACCTGCTCCCGCCCCGGCGCGTTCGAGAAAGGGAACCTGGCTATCCTCATCGACGAAGGCTCCGCTTCCGCCAGCGAAGTGCTGGCCGGTGCGGTCCAGGATTGGGACCGAGGTATCATCATCGGCCGCCGGAGCTTCGGCAAAGGCCTGGTACAGGAGCCTTTCGAGCTGGACAATGGCGCTACCCTCCGGCTCACCATCGCGCGGTATTACCTGCCTTCCAACCGGAGCATCCAGAAAAGCTACGAAAACGGCCGTGAAGCCTATGAAGAGGATATCGCCAACCGATACAGCCATGGCGAATTCGTGAACGGCGACAGCATCCGCCCGGTGGATTCCAGCCTCAAATTCCGTAAACCCGGCCCCAGCGGCGCGATCGTTTACGGCGGCGGCGGCATCACCCCGGATATTTTCATCCCCTTCGATACCACCCGTTATTCCGAACTGCTCACCGAACTGTACAACCGCAACGTTTTCGGCGATTACGTGTATCAATATTATACCGCCAACGCCGCTGAATTCGCCGCTTTCAAGGACGCGTCGTCGTTCAACCGCGACTGGCAGGTGAATGATAAGATGATGGCCGGTTTCCGGACATTGGCCACGGAAGAAGGTGTGAAAATGGACCGCGCTTCGGCGAAAGACAACGAAGAGATCCGTACCCGTATCAAAGCCTTGCTGGCGCGCCAACGCTGGCGGACGGAGGGCTTCTACGAAGTAGCGAACGCCGGCGATCCCGCGATCACCCGTGCGGTGCAGGAACTGCAGAAAACCAAGTAG
- a CDS encoding N-acetylglucosamine kinase — protein MPSKVKLVADSGSTKTEWCLTDGKKRQTWMTQGLSPYFLTSVQIEEAIRAELLPQMDDVLPDQVYFYGTGCKAENNVKLVHKALHTVWPKAKVEVTHDLMGAARALCGHEPGIVSILGTGSNSCYYNGKEIEKNNPGLGFILGDEGSGAYLGKKVLQYYLYDTFDGDLRYRFDQKFGIQRDEILDNVYRKPLPNRYLASFTPFLAENRGHFMVENILEDSLNEFFFNHLYKYRESWTVPLHFTGSVAFHFRDVLETLCNLYELQLGRVLKNPMDGLALYHEDQD, from the coding sequence ATGCCTTCGAAAGTTAAGCTGGTGGCGGATAGTGGGTCCACCAAAACGGAATGGTGCCTGACGGACGGCAAGAAGCGGCAGACCTGGATGACGCAGGGCCTCAGCCCGTATTTTCTTACCAGCGTACAGATAGAAGAGGCCATCCGGGCGGAGTTGCTGCCGCAGATGGACGATGTTTTGCCCGACCAGGTCTATTTCTACGGGACCGGCTGCAAGGCGGAAAACAACGTGAAACTGGTCCATAAAGCCCTCCATACCGTGTGGCCAAAGGCCAAAGTGGAGGTTACGCACGACCTGATGGGGGCCGCCCGCGCCCTGTGCGGCCACGAGCCCGGCATCGTGAGCATCCTCGGCACCGGCTCCAATTCCTGCTATTATAATGGTAAAGAGATAGAAAAGAACAACCCGGGCCTGGGGTTCATCCTGGGCGACGAAGGCTCCGGCGCCTATCTCGGGAAGAAAGTGCTCCAATATTACCTGTACGATACCTTCGACGGGGACCTGCGCTACCGGTTCGACCAGAAGTTCGGCATCCAGCGCGACGAAATCCTCGATAACGTCTACCGCAAACCCCTGCCCAACCGCTATCTCGCGTCTTTCACGCCCTTCCTGGCCGAAAACCGCGGGCATTTCATGGTCGAAAATATCCTGGAAGACAGCCTCAACGAGTTTTTTTTCAATCACCTCTATAAATACCGCGAAAGCTGGACCGTGCCCCTGCACTTCACGGGCAGCGTTGCCTTCCACTTCCGCGACGTCCTCGAAACCCTCTGCAACCTCTACGAACTGCAGCTGGGAAGGGTGCTCAAAAACCCGATGGACGGACTGGCATTGTATCACGAAGATCAAGATTAA
- a CDS encoding N-acetylmuramic acid 6-phosphate etherase produces the protein MRRAVENAEDDREQGWRDLLQWNITDKDVVVGIAASGTTPYVIGALKACRENGIVTGSISCNPGSPVSEHADFPVEVVVGPEFVTGSTRMKSGTAQKLVLNMISTTVMIQLGRVEDNKMVNMQLSNEKLVDRGVKMVMEQLQLGDYETAKSLLLEYGSVKRAVESRK, from the coding sequence ATCCGCCGGGCCGTTGAAAATGCGGAAGACGACCGCGAGCAGGGCTGGCGCGACCTCCTGCAGTGGAACATCACCGATAAAGACGTAGTAGTAGGCATCGCCGCCAGCGGCACCACGCCCTACGTGATCGGCGCCCTCAAGGCCTGCCGCGAAAACGGCATCGTGACCGGTTCCATCTCCTGCAACCCCGGCTCGCCCGTTTCCGAACATGCGGATTTCCCCGTTGAAGTAGTAGTAGGACCCGAGTTCGTGACCGGCTCCACAAGAATGAAATCCGGCACGGCGCAGAAGCTCGTCCTCAACATGATCTCCACCACCGTCATGATCCAGCTTGGCCGTGTGGAAGACAATAAAATGGTGAACATGCAGCTCAGCAACGAAAAGCTGGTAGACCGCGGGGTAAAAATGGTGATGGAACAGCTCCAGCTCGGCGATTATGAAACGGCCAAAAGCC